A part of Thermococcus sp. SY098 genomic DNA contains:
- a CDS encoding fumarylacetoacetate hydrolase family protein — protein MLRLPFRDGFYEINPSKIICLGRNYAEHAKELGHEVPKEPVIFLKPPSALIGPNQTIILPKKSREVHHEVELAVIMGKRGKNIPRERAMDYVLGYTILLDITARDLQWKAKRKGLPWTVAKGFDTFAPIGPRIVPKEELDPSDLEIGLKVNGEVRQLSRTSKMIFKIPEIIEYISSIMTIEKGDIIATGTPEGVGPLRHGDTVEAWIEGIGVLKENVLAERSILC, from the coding sequence ATGCTCCGCTTACCATTTAGAGATGGCTTTTATGAGATCAATCCGAGCAAAATAATATGCCTCGGGAGGAACTATGCTGAACACGCAAAGGAGTTAGGTCATGAGGTTCCAAAAGAGCCCGTAATTTTTCTTAAACCTCCTTCCGCTTTGATCGGGCCAAATCAGACAATAATTCTACCAAAAAAGAGCAGAGAAGTTCACCATGAAGTTGAGCTTGCCGTTATTATGGGGAAGAGAGGAAAGAACATCCCGAGAGAAAGAGCTATGGATTATGTGCTGGGCTATACAATTCTGCTCGACATCACCGCCAGAGACCTGCAGTGGAAAGCTAAGAGAAAGGGTCTTCCTTGGACAGTTGCTAAAGGCTTTGACACCTTTGCACCTATTGGGCCAAGAATTGTCCCAAAAGAAGAGCTTGATCCGAGTGACCTTGAAATAGGGCTGAAGGTTAACGGAGAAGTCAGGCAGCTCTCAAGGACAAGCAAGATGATTTTTAAGATTCCTGAAATAATTGAATACATCTCAAGTATAATGACCATTGAGAAGGGCGACATAATTGCAACGGGAACTCCAGAAGGTGTTGGCCCTCTAAGGCACGGCGACACAGTTGAGGCGTGGATTGAAGGGATCGGAGTTTTAAAGGAAAATGTGCTGGCGGAGAGATCAATACTGTGCTGA
- a CDS encoding GTPase: MKQKKAWRIVREVIDEADIVVEVVDARDPIGTRNPKVERLVKESGKKLLIAMNKADLVPKEWAEEYKKKSDVPMVFISARERKGTGILRREIKKIAKELFDEGKEKVKVALVGYPNVGKSTIINVLKGKHAVGVAPIPGYTKGKQLIKLSKKIWLIDSPGVVPIDDFDELVIKGGFPADKIEDPVKPALKLIRRILDTRKEALTEKYGIQQFENEEQILEAIGRKKGLLRKGGEIDIEEAARYFLREWQTGRFTLFGKEEKREEEFQWAYGDILEEIERELLLDPRRILWKFREKIEPSNVKRVGIKEIEGFTVGIATGFKKCDSAKKLLEKLTGKKVIASECFGKKWRGVIAILE; encoded by the coding sequence ATGAAGCAGAAAAAAGCGTGGAGAATAGTAAGAGAGGTAATAGATGAGGCTGATATTGTAGTTGAAGTAGTTGATGCGAGGGATCCAATTGGAACGAGAAACCCAAAGGTTGAGAGGTTAGTGAAGGAAAGCGGAAAAAAACTGCTCATAGCTATGAATAAAGCCGATTTAGTTCCTAAAGAATGGGCTGAGGAGTATAAGAAAAAGAGTGATGTTCCGATGGTTTTTATCAGTGCAAGAGAAAGAAAAGGAACTGGAATCCTGAGAAGAGAAATCAAAAAGATAGCAAAAGAGCTGTTTGATGAAGGAAAAGAAAAAGTTAAAGTTGCATTAGTTGGCTATCCAAATGTTGGAAAGAGCACAATAATTAATGTCCTTAAAGGTAAACATGCCGTTGGAGTCGCCCCAATTCCTGGATATACCAAAGGAAAACAGCTTATAAAGCTCAGCAAGAAAATTTGGCTGATTGATTCCCCAGGTGTTGTACCGATAGATGACTTTGATGAACTTGTAATCAAGGGAGGGTTTCCAGCAGACAAGATTGAAGATCCAGTAAAGCCAGCATTAAAGCTCATTAGACGTATCCTTGATACCAGAAAAGAAGCCTTGACTGAGAAATACGGCATTCAACAGTTTGAAAATGAGGAGCAGATTTTGGAAGCGATCGGTAGAAAGAAGGGTTTGCTTAGAAAGGGGGGAGAGATTGACATTGAAGAAGCTGCCAGATATTTCCTTAGAGAGTGGCAGACAGGGAGATTCACCTTATTTGGAAAGGAAGAGAAGAGGGAAGAGGAATTTCAATGGGCATATGGGGATATTCTTGAGGAGATTGAACGAGAACTTTTGCTTGACCCAAGAAGAATACTTTGGAAGTTCCGGGAGAAGATTGAACCAAGCAATGTAAAGAGAGTTGGGATCAAGGAAATTGAAGGCTTTACAGTGGGCATAGCAACTGGATTTAAAAAGTGCGACTCAGCAAAAAAGCTTTTGGAAAAGTTAACTGGAAAGAAAGTCATAGCGAGTGAATGCTTTGGAAAGAAGTGGAGAGGAGTTATAGCAATTCTGGAGTGA
- a CDS encoding ATP-binding protein, whose product MIEEVAKFNPWWQDREDYHVRLWRTQRYRWRPNWIDELSLEPFSLNFVLGPRQVGKTTGIKILISELIKKIEPERILYLNCEIFPDFITLRKLIEEFLKGEKEPFIFLDEVTSLREWWKAVKPLIDAGELENAVITVTGSSALKVRRDMELFPGRRGKGKTLEVLPLTFREFVEVYGIKKWRLHYDKVLELFNKYLEIGGFPGSINGMPVDDILGSYVGEFVRFDKSLEIMKEVFSSLMLTIPSATSFRSLAEKTSGYSYKVVQDYLEFLRDLYVLEFAYLKEGSRVLYKREKKIFFRDPLLLRLFSLWGGTKPVESAIYENVVQEHLYRKFGEIYYYRNRYEIDAIADGVRIEVKAGKAHRRYPRNVVVLEKEDIPRFLIELFS is encoded by the coding sequence ATGATTGAGGAAGTTGCCAAATTTAACCCATGGTGGCAAGATAGAGAAGATTATCACGTCAGGCTGTGGAGGACTCAAAGGTATAGATGGAGACCAAACTGGATTGATGAGCTTTCTTTGGAGCCTTTTTCCCTCAATTTTGTCCTTGGGCCGAGGCAAGTTGGAAAGACGACAGGGATAAAAATCCTGATTTCAGAGCTTATTAAAAAAATTGAGCCTGAGAGGATCCTTTATCTCAACTGCGAAATTTTTCCTGACTTTATAACACTTAGAAAGCTCATTGAAGAATTCCTCAAAGGGGAAAAAGAACCCTTTATATTCCTTGATGAGGTCACAAGCCTAAGAGAATGGTGGAAAGCAGTCAAACCATTGATAGACGCTGGTGAGCTTGAAAATGCCGTTATTACAGTGACTGGTTCAAGTGCTTTGAAGGTTAGGCGAGATATGGAACTGTTTCCGGGGCGGAGAGGGAAAGGGAAGACTCTTGAAGTCCTGCCCCTCACCTTTAGGGAGTTTGTTGAGGTTTATGGAATTAAAAAGTGGAGACTCCACTATGATAAAGTGCTGGAGCTTTTTAATAAGTATCTTGAAATTGGTGGCTTTCCTGGAAGCATAAATGGCATGCCAGTTGATGACATTCTGGGTTCATATGTAGGGGAATTTGTTCGCTTTGATAAGAGCTTGGAAATAATGAAAGAAGTGTTCTCCTCTTTAATGCTTACTATTCCCTCTGCAACGAGCTTTCGTTCTTTGGCTGAAAAAACCTCAGGATACTCATACAAAGTCGTGCAGGATTATCTCGAATTTCTCAGAGATTTATATGTTCTTGAGTTTGCTTATCTCAAAGAAGGTTCTCGGGTTCTGTACAAAAGAGAAAAGAAGATATTCTTCAGAGACCCTCTTCTCCTAAGACTGTTTTCTTTATGGGGTGGAACTAAGCCTGTAGAATCTGCGATCTATGAAAATGTCGTTCAGGAACATCTATACAGAAAATTTGGTGAAATTTACTATTACAGAAATAGGTATGAGATTGATGCCATTGCCGATGGGGTCAGGATTGAGGTCAAGGCTGGAAAAGCCCACCGCAGGTATCCACGAAACGTCGTTGTGCTTGAGAAAGAGGACATTCCAAGATTCTTGATTGAACTTTTCTCCTGA
- the trm14 gene encoding tRNA (guanine(6)-N2)-methyltransferase encodes MRLLLTTSQGIEDLAKREVERLFESRGIRVSVEEKPFGVEGRLVAEVGKSFYIDEKGRKREFNPATFLNENSRLLHRVIVEIASLRFKEIESKEPEKALKEIYDFVYSLPIENYVKITESFAVRPFRKGEHEFTSVDIAKTVGSAIYDRLSRYGKPKVNLDHPSVIFRAELIEDIFFLGIDTTGDSSLHKRPWRVYDHPAHLKASIANAMIELAELDSGLVIDPMCGSGTILIELALREYEGRIMGIEKYKKHLRGAKMNALAAGVLDRIEFIQGDATKLTQYVDSVDFAISNLPYGLKIGKKSLIPKLYMDFFSELSKVLEKRGIFLTTEKRAIEEAFEENGFKILHHRLVGHGGLRVHLYIIQ; translated from the coding sequence ATGAGGCTCTTATTGACCACTTCACAGGGAATTGAAGATTTAGCCAAAAGGGAAGTTGAAAGACTATTTGAGAGCAGAGGGATTAGAGTTAGTGTTGAGGAAAAGCCCTTTGGAGTTGAGGGTCGTTTAGTGGCAGAAGTTGGGAAGAGTTTTTACATCGATGAGAAAGGCAGAAAAAGAGAATTTAATCCAGCAACTTTCCTCAACGAGAATTCCCGACTTCTGCATCGTGTAATAGTTGAGATAGCATCGTTAAGATTTAAAGAAATTGAAAGTAAAGAACCAGAAAAAGCACTTAAAGAAATTTATGATTTCGTGTACTCTCTCCCAATTGAAAACTACGTGAAAATAACAGAAAGCTTTGCTGTTAGGCCATTTAGAAAAGGTGAGCATGAGTTTACAAGCGTTGACATTGCAAAAACAGTTGGAAGTGCAATTTATGATAGACTTAGCAGATATGGAAAGCCCAAAGTGAATTTAGATCATCCAAGCGTGATTTTTAGAGCTGAACTCATTGAGGATATATTTTTCTTAGGAATTGACACAACCGGAGATTCTTCTTTACACAAGAGACCTTGGCGTGTCTATGACCATCCAGCCCATCTGAAAGCTTCAATAGCAAATGCAATGATTGAGCTTGCTGAGTTGGATTCAGGTTTAGTTATTGACCCAATGTGCGGGAGCGGGACTATATTGATCGAGCTGGCTTTGAGGGAATACGAAGGAAGAATAATGGGAATTGAAAAGTACAAGAAGCACTTAAGAGGAGCCAAAATGAATGCTTTAGCGGCTGGGGTTTTGGATAGGATTGAGTTCATTCAAGGAGATGCCACAAAGCTGACTCAATACGTTGACAGCGTTGACTTCGCCATAAGTAACTTACCCTATGGGCTAAAGATAGGTAAGAAAAGCCTAATCCCGAAGCTTTACATGGACTTCTTCTCTGAGCTGTCAAAAGTTTTAGAGAAGAGAGGGATTTTTCTAACAACAGAAAAAAGAGCGATTGAAGAGGCATTTGAGGAGAATGGATTTAAGATTCTGCATCACCGATTAGTGGGACATGGTGGATTGAGAGTTCATCTCTACATCATACAATAA
- a CDS encoding tryptophan--tRNA ligase, producing the protein MMAEFKVTPWDVEGMVDYDKLIKEFGTQPLTDDLLEKTAVLTKSELPLYFRRRFFFSHRDYDLVLKDYEEGKGFFLYTGRGPSGPMHIGHIIPFFATKWLQEKFGVNLYVQITDDEKFLFKPNLSFEDTKRWAYENILDIIAVGFDPDKTFIFQDSEFTKIYEMAIPIAKKVTYSMAKAVFGFTEQSKIGMIFYPAIQAAPTFFEKRRCLIPAAIDQDPYWRIQRDFAESLGYYKTAALHSKFVPPLTGLEGKMSASKPETAVYLTDDPEEAGKKIWKFALTGGQPTVKEQREKGGNPEKCVVFKWLEIFFEPDDKALLERYHACKSGALLCGECKRYLIKKVQEFLKEHQKRREKAKDEIEKFKYTGKLAQEKWNEAIPEPLRM; encoded by the coding sequence TTGATGGCTGAATTCAAGGTTACACCATGGGATGTCGAAGGAATGGTGGATTACGACAAGCTGATAAAGGAATTTGGAACACAACCGTTAACAGATGACCTTTTGGAAAAGACAGCCGTGTTAACAAAGAGCGAACTGCCGCTCTACTTTAGGAGAAGATTCTTCTTCTCCCACAGGGATTACGACTTAGTCCTTAAAGACTACGAAGAGGGGAAGGGCTTTTTCCTATATACGGGGAGGGGTCCAAGCGGGCCAATGCATATCGGACATATCATTCCTTTCTTCGCAACAAAATGGCTTCAGGAGAAGTTTGGAGTCAATTTGTATGTTCAAATCACGGATGATGAGAAGTTCCTATTTAAGCCAAACCTAAGCTTTGAAGACACCAAGAGATGGGCATATGAAAACATTTTGGACATAATTGCGGTTGGCTTTGATCCGGATAAGACTTTCATATTCCAAGACAGCGAATTCACGAAGATTTATGAAATGGCTATTCCAATAGCGAAAAAAGTGACGTATTCAATGGCAAAAGCCGTTTTTGGCTTCACGGAGCAGAGCAAAATTGGGATGATTTTTTACCCAGCAATTCAAGCTGCTCCAACGTTCTTTGAAAAGAGGAGATGCTTAATTCCAGCTGCTATAGACCAAGACCCGTACTGGAGAATTCAGCGAGACTTTGCCGAGAGCTTGGGATACTACAAGACGGCCGCACTCCACAGCAAGTTCGTTCCTCCTTTGACCGGATTGGAAGGTAAAATGAGCGCATCAAAGCCCGAAACAGCTGTTTATTTAACAGATGATCCAGAAGAGGCAGGCAAAAAGATTTGGAAGTTTGCCTTAACTGGCGGTCAGCCAACGGTAAAAGAGCAGAGGGAAAAAGGTGGAAATCCTGAAAAATGTGTGGTCTTCAAATGGCTCGAGATATTCTTTGAGCCGGATGATAAGGCTCTGCTTGAGAGGTATCATGCATGCAAGAGCGGAGCGTTGCTTTGTGGAGAGTGTAAGCGCTACCTCATAAAGAAAGTTCAGGAGTTCCTTAAAGAGCACCAGAAGAGAAGGGAGAAGGCTAAAGATGAGATTGAGAAGTTTAAATATACTGGAAAATTAGCTCAGGAGAAGTGGAACGAGGCAATCCCAGAGCCTTTGAGGATGTGA
- a CDS encoding acetate--CoA ligase family protein has translation MNLEFLFYPKSVAVIGASHVPGKIGNAIMKSVTRQFNGKIYAVNVKGGEIEINGRRFKVYRSILEIPDEVDVAVIAVPAKFVPDVIDECGQKGVKGAIVISAGFKEAGRADLEEELVKRARKWGIRVVGPNCLGVTNLENGFDCNFNPPERQARPKFGGIAFMSQSGAFGAAILDWAAKHNVGMSKFISLGNMADLDESDFMSYLKDDPKTKVITAYLEGVKDGRKFFKIAKETTKTKPVIVLKAGRTEAGAKAAASHTGSLAGSYAIYEAAFEQTGVLSAKSMRQLFNYAKALTMQKPAKGDRVAIVTNGGGAGVMMSDGLLEKGLKLAQLSDETNEKFAKAIAEGKLPHHMSYKNPIDVIGDAPSKRYELAMRYALEDPNVDVLVVIALFQSPALDEGIVDVMEKVQEYGKPIVFVAPGGDYPEKMARRIEEKGVPVFETVGDGVDAVYALVKYGKYLSEV, from the coding sequence ATGAACTTAGAATTTCTATTTTATCCTAAGAGTGTTGCTGTGATAGGAGCGTCGCATGTTCCGGGCAAGATAGGAAATGCGATAATGAAGTCAGTAACACGGCAGTTCAATGGAAAGATTTATGCTGTTAACGTTAAGGGAGGAGAAATTGAAATTAATGGACGAAGATTCAAGGTCTACAGAAGTATTCTTGAGATTCCAGATGAAGTTGATGTTGCTGTCATAGCTGTTCCAGCCAAGTTTGTTCCTGATGTCATAGACGAGTGTGGGCAGAAGGGAGTTAAGGGGGCAATAGTTATCTCGGCTGGATTTAAAGAAGCTGGTAGGGCGGATTTGGAAGAGGAGCTTGTAAAGAGAGCAAGAAAATGGGGTATTCGTGTGGTAGGTCCCAACTGTCTTGGAGTTACAAACCTTGAGAACGGCTTTGACTGTAACTTCAATCCACCAGAGAGACAGGCAAGGCCAAAATTTGGTGGTATTGCTTTTATGAGCCAAAGCGGTGCTTTTGGTGCTGCAATTCTTGACTGGGCTGCAAAGCACAATGTGGGAATGAGCAAGTTCATCAGCTTAGGGAACATGGCTGATTTAGATGAGAGCGACTTTATGAGCTATTTAAAGGATGATCCCAAGACAAAAGTCATAACTGCCTATCTTGAAGGTGTTAAAGACGGTAGGAAATTCTTCAAAATCGCAAAGGAAACAACCAAAACTAAGCCCGTAATAGTTTTAAAGGCTGGAAGAACTGAGGCTGGAGCTAAGGCAGCTGCTTCTCATACTGGCTCACTTGCGGGAAGTTATGCAATATATGAGGCGGCATTTGAACAGACTGGTGTTTTATCAGCTAAGAGTATGAGACAGCTCTTCAACTATGCAAAAGCCTTGACCATGCAGAAGCCAGCAAAAGGGGACAGAGTTGCCATAGTCACAAACGGCGGCGGTGCTGGGGTTATGATGAGTGATGGTTTGCTTGAGAAAGGGCTTAAGCTCGCTCAGCTCAGCGATGAAACTAATGAGAAGTTTGCAAAAGCCATAGCGGAAGGAAAGCTGCCTCACCACATGAGCTACAAGAACCCAATTGACGTCATTGGGGATGCTCCATCAAAGAGATATGAGTTGGCAATGCGCTATGCTTTGGAGGATCCAAATGTTGATGTCCTCGTCGTAATCGCTCTGTTCCAGAGCCCAGCATTGGATGAAGGTATCGTTGACGTCATGGAGAAGGTGCAGGAGTATGGAAAGCCAATAGTCTTTGTTGCTCCTGGTGGAGATTATCCAGAGAAAATGGCGCGCAGAATTGAGGAGAAAGGAGTTCCAGTGTTTGAGACTGTCGGGGATGGAGTAGATGCAGTTTATGCCCTGGTTAAATATGGAAAGTATTTGAGTGAGGTTTGA